One Phycisphaerae bacterium RAS2 DNA window includes the following coding sequences:
- the nuoK_1 gene encoding NADH-quinone oxidoreductase subunit K gives MLAIGLNHYLVLSALIFSLGVLCMTTKRNAIGILIGVELVLNAANINFVAFSKYQTGAGDGHIFAVFVILLAAAEAAIGIAIFMNFYNRLATIDVDRGDELKH, from the coding sequence ATGCTGGCGATCGGACTGAATCACTATCTCGTCCTCTCGGCGTTGATCTTCTCGCTGGGCGTGCTGTGCATGACCACGAAGCGCAACGCCATCGGGATTCTCATCGGTGTGGAGCTGGTGCTCAACGCGGCGAACATCAACTTCGTTGCGTTTTCGAAATATCAGACCGGCGCGGGCGACGGGCACATCTTCGCTGTGTTTGTCATCCTGCTGGCGGCGGCGGAGGCGGCGATCGGCATCGCCATCTTCATGAACTTCTACAACCGCCTGGCCACGATCGACGTCGATCGCGGCGACGAGCTGAAGCATTGA
- the nuoM gene encoding NADH-quinone oxidoreductase subunit M, translating to MTSHLLTWLIFLPLIGAGLVLIAPARQARVVAWVVTFAVFLLSCSLFGPFLSGDAFNGAYGALQFEHQVEWIKVGGFEINWHVGLDGLSFPLVILTTLITWLACWAGWNFDHWHNNRSPKGYFALFLLLETGVLGTFGAIDFFLFYIFWEVMLLPMYFLIGVWGGPRKEYAAIKFFLYTLAGSVLMLVALLAMYFMSADANGGAGTFNLIEYATKPAIHELFNGENTTFLGWNFGQAMFVMLFIGFMIKVPLFPFHTWLPDAHVEAPTPISMILAGILLKLGSYGFLRVCYPIFPEAGKELAWYVASLGLINILYGAFCCLAQTDFKRLVAYSSISHMGYVVLGCAIMTNTGFQGAMFQMLAHGISSPMCFFLVGIIYDRAHHRDLNRFGGLWLAMPRYGSLATLGFFASLGLPSLCGFIGEIWVLLGTYSAPFTWAKPMAFAAAFGVVLTAGYILWMIQRVYLGKKREEYASFPDADARETAILFPMAVLAIFLGVLPKYTFDLMNGTIDKVVGLFN from the coding sequence GTGACGAGTCATCTGTTGACGTGGCTGATCTTTCTTCCGTTGATCGGCGCCGGGCTGGTGCTGATCGCCCCGGCGCGGCAGGCGCGCGTGGTCGCGTGGGTCGTCACCTTCGCGGTGTTCCTGCTGTCGTGCAGCCTGTTCGGGCCGTTTCTTTCGGGCGATGCCTTCAACGGCGCGTATGGCGCGCTGCAATTCGAGCACCAAGTCGAATGGATCAAGGTCGGCGGATTTGAGATCAACTGGCACGTCGGCCTCGACGGCCTCTCCTTCCCGCTGGTCATCCTCACGACGCTCATCACCTGGCTGGCCTGCTGGGCCGGTTGGAACTTCGACCACTGGCACAACAATCGCAGCCCCAAGGGCTATTTCGCACTGTTCTTGTTGCTTGAAACGGGCGTGTTGGGAACGTTCGGCGCGATTGACTTCTTCCTGTTCTACATCTTCTGGGAAGTCATGCTGCTGCCCATGTACTTCCTGATCGGTGTCTGGGGCGGGCCGCGGAAGGAATACGCCGCGATCAAGTTCTTCCTGTACACGCTGGCCGGCTCGGTGCTGATGCTCGTCGCGTTGCTGGCGATGTACTTCATGAGCGCCGACGCCAACGGCGGCGCAGGCACCTTCAACCTCATTGAGTACGCCACCAAGCCCGCCATTCACGAACTCTTCAACGGCGAGAACACGACCTTCCTCGGCTGGAACTTCGGCCAGGCGATGTTCGTCATGCTGTTCATCGGGTTCATGATCAAGGTGCCGCTGTTCCCCTTCCATACGTGGCTGCCCGATGCCCACGTCGAAGCGCCGACGCCGATCTCGATGATCTTGGCCGGCATTCTGCTGAAGCTCGGCTCGTACGGTTTCCTCCGCGTGTGCTACCCGATCTTCCCCGAGGCGGGCAAGGAACTGGCGTGGTACGTCGCCTCATTGGGTTTGATCAACATTCTGTACGGCGCGTTCTGCTGCCTCGCACAGACCGACTTCAAGCGGCTCGTCGCTTACAGCTCGATCAGCCACATGGGCTACGTCGTGCTGGGCTGCGCCATCATGACGAACACGGGTTTCCAGGGCGCGATGTTCCAGATGCTGGCCCACGGCATCAGCAGCCCGATGTGCTTCTTCCTCGTCGGAATCATTTATGACCGGGCGCACCACCGCGACCTCAACCGCTTCGGCGGCTTGTGGCTGGCCATGCCGCGCTACGGTTCGCTGGCGACGCTGGGCTTCTTTGCATCGCTGGGGCTGCCGTCGTTGTGCGGCTTCATCGGTGAAATCTGGGTTCTGCTCGGCACTTACAGCGCGCCGTTCACCTGGGCCAAGCCCATGGCGTTCGCCGCGGCCTTCGGCGTCGTGCTGACCGCCGGCTACATCCTCTGGATGATTCAGCGCGTCTATCTCGGCAAGAAGCGCGAGGAGTACGCGTCGTTCCCCGATGCCGACGCGCGGGAGACGGCGATTCTCTTCCCGATGGCCGTGCTGGCGATTTTCCTCGGCGTGCTGCCGAAGTACACCTTTGACCTCATGAACGGCACGATCGACAAGGTCGTCGGCCTGTTTAACTAG
- a CDS encoding NADH:ubiquinone oxidoreductase subunit J: METLAFYLFAGVSLGSAVGAALSKNIVRTAVCLLGTLGGVAGLYFLLNANLLAAIQLIVYAGGTLILIVFGVMLTSKSPYAKLTPTRGQVVGSVFVAALLATGLITLMNRADWSKPSGELTASPHVADVGRMLLTDYLVPFEAASVLLLVVMIGAAYMARPEK, translated from the coding sequence ATGGAAACACTGGCCTTCTACTTGTTCGCAGGCGTCTCACTCGGCAGCGCCGTCGGCGCGGCCTTGTCGAAGAACATCGTGCGCACGGCCGTGTGCCTGCTGGGCACACTGGGCGGCGTGGCGGGTTTGTATTTCCTGTTGAATGCGAATCTGCTGGCGGCGATTCAGTTGATTGTGTACGCCGGCGGCACGCTGATTCTGATCGTGTTCGGGGTCATGCTGACCAGCAAGAGCCCGTACGCGAAACTCACGCCGACGCGCGGGCAGGTGGTCGGGTCGGTCTTCGTCGCGGCGCTGCTGGCAACGGGCTTGATCACGCTGATGAACCGAGCCGACTGGTCGAAGCCGAGCGGCGAGTTGACCGCGTCGCCGCACGTGGCCGACGTGGGCCGCATGTTGCTGACGGATTACCTCGTGCCATTTGAGGCGGCGAGCGTGCTGCTGCTGGTGGTGATGATCGGCGCGGCGTACATGGCGAGGCCGGAGAAGTAA
- a CDS encoding LemA family protein, which yields MAIWIAIGAAVVFVGWFVLTYNSLVALRNRVKNAWSQIDVQLKRRHDLIPNLVETVKGYAGHEKSALEGVTQARAAATNANGIAASARAEGELSNALSRLLMVAEQYPDLKANTNFLSLQEELASTENRIGFSRQHFNDSVMGYNNKVQSFPANIVAGMFNFEQEEFFELDNAAAREAPKVSFS from the coding sequence ATGGCCATCTGGATCGCAATCGGCGCAGCGGTGGTGTTCGTAGGCTGGTTCGTGCTGACGTACAACTCGCTCGTGGCGCTTCGTAACCGCGTGAAGAACGCCTGGTCGCAGATCGACGTGCAACTCAAGCGGCGTCACGACCTGATCCCCAACCTCGTGGAGACGGTCAAGGGCTACGCCGGGCATGAGAAGTCGGCGCTGGAGGGCGTGACCCAGGCGCGGGCGGCCGCCACCAACGCGAACGGCATCGCTGCGTCGGCGCGGGCCGAAGGCGAGTTAAGCAACGCCCTGTCGCGACTCTTGATGGTCGCCGAGCAGTATCCTGACCTCAAGGCCAACACGAATTTTCTCTCGCTTCAGGAGGAACTGGCCTCGACGGAGAATCGAATCGGCTTCTCGCGCCAGCACTTCAATGACAGCGTGATGGGTTACAACAACAAGGTGCAGTCCTTCCCGGCGAACATCGTCGCGGGGATGTTCAACTTCGAGCAGGAGGAGTTCTTCGAACTGGACAACGCCGCCGCACGCGAAGCGCCGAAGGTGAGCTTCTCCTGA
- the nuoN_1 gene encoding NADH-quinone oxidoreductase subunit N encodes MQILAATPFWLPDAEQLKALAPLWSLAGAIVAVLLAALVFGRNGRVSAITAAIGAGVTAYLCLGGFTSSGSFAGMSPDAARPMLVVDQFSYFFIFLSSAFLLLIIGMWWIGQWSAQPGTMSSADDAPEYFTLLLGSAFGMALMVCTTNLLMIVLAVESASLPSYGLAGFRKKNRLSAEASMKYVLFGAVTSAMMIYGASLLYGHYHTLDLAQIGAEISTGGASVLMGTAIIAFLAGVAFKVSAVPFHFWCPDVFEGASIEITTWLSVASKAAGLGLMLRIISVLTSSTASPAVLVTVSQAVAIMAAVTCTVGNFSAFWQTNLKRLLAFSSIAHAGYMLMAVAILWRPTLNEVGAVHPAFSAIVAYTLVYVLMNIGAFGIVAMVGWATGKETLDGFAGLGWRNPLLGAVMTICLFSLVGLPPFGGFVAKYYLLVALFEAKLYWLIFVAVFNTLISLYYYARVAYAMYFVSSDEPPIRTPALGRLAVVACALGIVLTGTLYAGGLIGFAENRSRDLYRVVQPTATAAIFPSPDTARAEARGSLGE; translated from the coding sequence GTGCAGATTCTTGCGGCAACACCATTCTGGCTGCCCGATGCGGAGCAGCTTAAGGCGCTGGCTCCGCTGTGGAGCCTCGCCGGGGCCATAGTCGCCGTGCTGCTGGCGGCGCTGGTCTTCGGACGGAACGGGCGCGTCAGCGCGATCACCGCGGCCATCGGAGCGGGCGTGACGGCGTACCTCTGTCTCGGCGGGTTCACGTCCAGCGGCAGCTTCGCAGGCATGTCACCCGACGCGGCGCGGCCGATGCTCGTCGTCGATCAGTTCAGCTACTTCTTCATCTTCCTGTCCAGCGCGTTTCTGCTGCTCATCATCGGCATGTGGTGGATCGGACAGTGGTCGGCCCAGCCCGGCACGATGTCCTCCGCCGACGACGCACCGGAATACTTCACCTTGCTGCTGGGCAGCGCCTTCGGCATGGCGCTCATGGTCTGCACGACGAACCTGCTGATGATCGTGCTGGCCGTCGAATCGGCTTCACTGCCGTCGTACGGGCTGGCCGGCTTCCGAAAGAAAAACCGCCTCTCGGCCGAAGCATCGATGAAATACGTTCTCTTCGGCGCGGTGACCAGCGCCATGATGATCTACGGCGCGTCGCTGCTGTACGGCCACTACCACACGCTGGACCTCGCACAGATCGGCGCGGAGATATCGACCGGCGGCGCGAGCGTGCTGATGGGCACGGCGATCATCGCGTTCCTCGCCGGCGTCGCCTTCAAGGTCTCGGCCGTGCCGTTTCACTTCTGGTGCCCGGACGTATTCGAAGGCGCGTCGATCGAGATCACCACGTGGTTGAGCGTCGCAAGCAAGGCCGCGGGGCTGGGCCTGATGCTCCGCATCATCTCGGTGTTGACGTCGTCCACGGCGTCGCCCGCGGTGCTCGTGACCGTCTCGCAGGCCGTTGCGATCATGGCCGCCGTCACCTGCACGGTCGGCAACTTCTCGGCCTTCTGGCAGACCAATCTCAAGCGGCTGCTCGCGTTCAGTTCCATCGCGCACGCGGGCTACATGCTGATGGCGGTGGCGATCTTGTGGCGACCGACGCTGAATGAAGTGGGCGCGGTGCATCCGGCGTTCAGCGCGATCGTCGCGTACACGCTGGTGTACGTGCTGATGAACATCGGCGCGTTCGGCATTGTCGCGATGGTCGGCTGGGCCACGGGCAAGGAGACGCTCGACGGATTCGCCGGGCTGGGTTGGCGCAATCCGCTGCTGGGCGCGGTGATGACGATCTGCCTGTTCAGCCTCGTGGGCCTGCCGCCGTTCGGTGGGTTCGTCGCCAAGTATTACCTGCTCGTGGCGCTGTTCGAAGCGAAGCTGTACTGGCTGATCTTCGTTGCCGTGTTCAACACGCTGATCAGTCTCTACTACTACGCTCGTGTCGCGTACGCGATGTATTTCGTGTCGAGCGATGAGCCGCCGATTCGCACGCCGGCGCTGGGCCGGCTCGCCGTGGTGGCGTGTGCGCTGGGCATTGTGCTGACCGGCACGCTGTACGCCGGCGGGTTGATCGGTTTCGCCGAGAATCGCTCGCGCGACTTGTATCGCGTCGTGCAGCCGACCGCGACCGCGGCGATCTTTCCATCGCCCGACACCGCGCGGGCTGAAGCCCGCGGCTCGCTCGGCGAATGA
- the pilT_1 gene encoding Twitching mobility protein has product MASTPPTSPTDVVPLLLAMEAMEASDLHLVAGHAPMYRVHGTLVPTGATPIAADAVRAMLAAVAPAGALARLDNATDVDFALSLPAASGQASAPRFRANVFTARGQIGACFRAIPTRLPSFDELGFPRDLAERIAALNSGLVLVTGVTGSGKTTTLAALIALLNQRGGHRILTIEEPIEYVHPPAPGSIVTQREIGDDVASFFDGLRFGLRQDPDVILVGEIRDRDTAQLAISAAETGHLIFSTLHTADAKGAISRLVDLFPPEQHDDIRTQLSLSLQAVIAQHLLPGAQAGRRVLAMEVMLGSFAVRSAIRAGKTEQLDTAIQSGRKDGMFTLDAHLRRLLDEHRIALETARAHAKDTAEFGA; this is encoded by the coding sequence ATGGCATCCACCCCGCCCACGTCGCCGACCGATGTCGTTCCGCTCCTGCTCGCCATGGAAGCCATGGAGGCGTCGGATCTGCACCTCGTCGCCGGGCACGCCCCGATGTATCGCGTCCACGGAACGCTCGTGCCGACCGGCGCGACGCCGATCGCCGCTGATGCCGTCCGCGCGATGCTGGCGGCGGTCGCTCCGGCCGGGGCACTGGCGCGGCTGGACAATGCTACCGATGTCGATTTCGCACTGTCGCTTCCGGCGGCGAGCGGCCAGGCCTCCGCGCCGCGCTTCCGTGCCAACGTCTTCACCGCGCGCGGGCAGATCGGCGCGTGCTTTCGCGCCATCCCAACGCGACTGCCGAGCTTTGACGAGCTGGGTTTTCCGCGCGATCTGGCCGAACGCATCGCCGCCCTGAACAGCGGGCTGGTGCTCGTGACCGGCGTCACCGGCAGCGGCAAGACGACGACGCTCGCCGCCCTGATCGCGCTGCTCAATCAGCGTGGCGGTCATCGCATCCTCACCATTGAAGAACCCATTGAATACGTCCACCCGCCCGCGCCGGGGTCGATCGTGACCCAGCGCGAAATCGGCGACGACGTCGCGTCATTTTTCGACGGTCTGCGTTTCGGCCTGCGCCAGGACCCGGACGTGATCCTCGTCGGCGAGATTCGCGATCGCGACACGGCGCAGCTCGCCATCTCCGCCGCCGAGACGGGGCATCTGATCTTCTCCACGCTGCACACGGCCGACGCGAAGGGCGCGATTTCGCGGCTGGTCGATCTCTTCCCGCCGGAGCAGCATGACGATATCCGCACGCAATTGTCGTTGAGCCTTCAGGCGGTGATCGCGCAGCACTTGTTGCCCGGCGCGCAGGCGGGCCGCCGTGTGCTGGCGATGGAGGTCATGCTCGGCAGCTTCGCCGTGCGCAGCGCGATCCGCGCCGGGAAGACCGAGCAACTCGACACGGCGATTCAAAGCGGGCGAAAGGACGGCATGTTCACGCTGGATGCGCACCTGCGCCGCCTGCTGGACGAGCATCGCATCGCGCTCGAGACTGCCCGCGCGCACGCGAAGGACACGGCGGAATTCGGCGCGTAA
- the nuoL_1 gene encoding NADH-quinone oxidoreductase subunit L: protein MQYQTALALGVVIPLISFGILAFWGPRLGKPKASWVALAAIGFSAGMGIYVLAGWLGVDAATRATLAESAYRYDWGRIGDIPITVGVKLDSLTVIMYFMVTFIAFWIHFFSIGYMAGHSDEVDGVSKYHRFFAYLSLFCFSMLGLVISSSLLFLFIFWELVGLCSYLLIGFYFERKYASNAAMKAFITNRVGDFGFILGLALVVIYTGTFDIDAAAASIAQQFHAKSGIFAESFNLWGLSLATIMGIGLFCGAMGKSAQFPLHVWLPDAMAGPTPVSALIHAATMVAAGVYLVARVFRLLTPEAQMFIAVIGCITLTITALIAIVQTDIKKVLAYSTLSQLGYMIFGLGVGAWVAALFHLMTHAFFKAMLFLGSGQVIEGCHHEQDITKMGGLRKKMPVTCWTFFIGVLAIAGFGLPGVAFGPDHFKLGLGGYFSKDEILAVAYERAFNFPAWGKTDAAADDAGEHAAASPNEELRIANGEVAAAYSRAHSVGPASSPLSQAASLTSQALPLTDETGQHGAQSAGHTETGHGADAHGDHATGTPAKLAIAQRLPNLPTWMFWLPIIIAYITPFYMMRVWWLTFCGKPRDHHVYDHAHESPMMWIPLAVLAVGTVFCSYNMLGTFRPMLAEAAAIATDSSMIVAVDGEAHHAGGSMLTLTHMPGRDPHAALAKIVGWSWLIGMGLAAFLYLRGLEIAAGLKRIWPLSAIHKALDNKLYFDHVYDAVLVGGTVVFGQVCSAIDKYIVDGLVNLSAGVTRLLGVFMGRQLDMPVKKTDWGLLDRIANELAEAMLDIGMHIRRPQSGRIRSYVVLAAGTAAVALLVVLYYEPLSSGCQWFLRKTLSLASAQ from the coding sequence ATGCAATATCAGACAGCACTGGCTCTGGGCGTCGTCATCCCGCTGATCAGCTTCGGCATCCTCGCGTTCTGGGGGCCGCGGCTGGGCAAGCCGAAAGCGTCGTGGGTGGCGCTCGCCGCCATCGGCTTCTCGGCCGGCATGGGCATCTACGTCCTCGCCGGCTGGCTCGGCGTCGACGCTGCCACACGCGCGACCCTCGCCGAAAGCGCCTACCGCTACGACTGGGGCCGCATCGGCGACATCCCTATCACCGTCGGCGTCAAGCTCGACAGCCTCACCGTGATCATGTACTTCATGGTCACCTTCATCGCCTTCTGGATTCATTTTTTCAGCATCGGCTACATGGCCGGCCACAGCGACGAGGTCGACGGCGTCAGCAAGTATCACCGCTTCTTCGCGTACCTTTCGCTCTTCTGCTTCTCGATGCTCGGTCTGGTCATCAGCAGCAGCCTGCTGTTCCTGTTCATCTTCTGGGAACTCGTCGGCCTCTGCTCGTATCTGCTCATCGGCTTCTACTTCGAGCGGAAGTACGCCTCAAACGCCGCCATGAAGGCGTTCATTACCAACCGCGTCGGCGACTTCGGCTTCATCCTCGGCCTCGCGCTGGTGGTCATCTACACCGGCACGTTCGACATTGACGCGGCCGCTGCCTCCATCGCCCAGCAGTTTCACGCAAAGTCCGGCATCTTTGCCGAGTCATTCAACCTGTGGGGCTTGAGCCTCGCCACGATCATGGGCATCGGCCTCTTCTGCGGCGCGATGGGCAAGAGCGCCCAGTTCCCGCTGCATGTGTGGCTGCCCGATGCCATGGCCGGCCCGACGCCGGTGAGCGCGCTGATCCACGCTGCGACCATGGTCGCGGCCGGTGTGTATCTTGTCGCCCGCGTGTTCCGATTGCTCACGCCCGAGGCGCAGATGTTCATCGCCGTGATCGGCTGCATCACGCTGACCATCACCGCGCTGATCGCCATCGTGCAGACGGACATCAAGAAGGTGCTGGCGTACTCCACGCTTAGCCAGCTGGGCTACATGATCTTCGGCCTGGGCGTCGGTGCATGGGTGGCGGCGCTGTTTCATCTGATGACGCATGCCTTCTTCAAGGCCATGCTCTTCCTCGGAAGCGGTCAGGTCATCGAAGGCTGTCACCACGAGCAGGACATCACCAAGATGGGCGGCCTGCGGAAGAAGATGCCCGTCACCTGCTGGACGTTCTTCATCGGCGTGCTGGCGATTGCCGGTTTCGGATTGCCTGGCGTCGCCTTCGGGCCGGATCACTTCAAGCTCGGCCTCGGCGGCTACTTCAGCAAGGACGAGATTCTCGCCGTTGCGTACGAACGGGCGTTTAATTTCCCGGCATGGGGCAAGACCGACGCGGCGGCGGATGACGCAGGGGAACATGCAGCGGCGTCGCCGAATGAAGAATTAAGAATAGCGAATGGCGAAGTAGCTGCCGCTTATTCTCGCGCGCACTCCGTTGGACCGGCTTCCAGTCCCCTTTCTCAAGCCGCAAGCCTCACGTCTCAAGCCTTGCCGCTTACCGACGAAACCGGCCAGCATGGTGCGCAATCTGCCGGCCACACGGAGACCGGCCACGGTGCCGACGCTCACGGCGATCACGCCACCGGCACGCCGGCGAAGCTCGCCATTGCCCAGCGTCTGCCCAATCTGCCGACGTGGATGTTCTGGCTGCCGATCATCATCGCCTACATTACGCCGTTCTACATGATGCGTGTCTGGTGGCTGACGTTCTGCGGCAAGCCGCGCGATCATCATGTGTACGATCACGCGCACGAGTCGCCGATGATGTGGATTCCGCTGGCCGTGCTGGCCGTCGGGACAGTCTTCTGCAGCTACAACATGCTCGGCACCTTCCGCCCGATGCTGGCCGAGGCGGCCGCCATCGCGACCGACAGCTCGATGATCGTCGCGGTCGACGGCGAGGCGCATCACGCGGGCGGCTCGATGCTGACGCTGACCCACATGCCGGGGCGCGATCCGCATGCGGCCCTGGCAAAGATTGTCGGCTGGTCGTGGCTGATCGGCATGGGTCTGGCGGCGTTTCTGTACCTGCGCGGGCTGGAGATCGCCGCCGGATTGAAGCGCATCTGGCCATTGAGCGCGATTCACAAGGCACTGGATAACAAACTTTACTTCGATCATGTGTACGACGCCGTGCTGGTCGGCGGCACGGTGGTCTTCGGACAGGTCTGCAGCGCGATCGACAAGTACATCGTCGACGGGCTGGTGAATCTCTCCGCCGGCGTGACGCGCCTGCTCGGCGTGTTCATGGGTCGACAGCTCGACATGCCCGTGAAGAAGACCGACTGGGGCCTGCTCGATCGCATCGCCAACGAATTGGCCGAGGCGATGCTGGACATCGGCATGCACATTCGCCGGCCGCAGTCGGGCCGGATTCGTTCGTACGTGGTGCTGGCGGCGGGGACGGCGGCCGTCGCGCTGCTGGTGGTGTTGTATTACGAGCCGTTGTCGTCTGGGTGTCAGTGGTTCCTGCGCAAGACGCTTTCGCTGGCGTCGGCGCAGTAG